A stretch of Anaeromyxobacter dehalogenans 2CP-1 DNA encodes these proteins:
- a CDS encoding acyl-CoA dehydratase activase-related protein produces the protein MQRFVGIDAGAETVKLAEVEGEGGALAWTRRALVEHGGDPAAAVREVLEGWGWDGVAGARATGRLGRRLELPRIPPKQARTAGHVRLHGAAPATVVDLGAHGFSVLVHEAEGRDRYRENPRCSQGTGNFLRQLVERFGLTPAQADALAVGAEAAPLSGRCPVILKTDMTHLANRGEARERILAGLFDAICANVLVFVRPGSPRDVWLTGGVSRSRRVRACFREALAGRGLDLRDGEGDEALYLDALGCALLAAARPEAVPPLEGLFRPPEHASFDALPPLAGALSRVRRVPRPPPPAGDGPILLGLDIGSTGSKAVALDLAAGMPAWEAYTGTSGDPVRAAQSLVSSFLEGPCARRAVVGAGVTGSGREIVGSLLASCFGTDRVFVLNEIAAHAEGACAYDPRVDTIFEIGGQDAKYIRLEGGRVVDAAMNEACSAGTGSFIEEQGRRLGGLDAAALGREAIGADGCVALGQHCAVFMAEILDQAAAAGAPRAHVVAGLYESVVQNYVNRVKGARPVGQVVFCQGMPFSADALAAAVARQTGAEVIVPPSPGTVGAFGIARLARAGLAGLDAHAGALDLSRFLAARVERKDTFVCRSAEGCGGAGNRCRIERLRTAVGTERRAFTWGGACALFDQGTRARKLPAGAPDPFREREAAVRALVEGLGTAPAGAPRVALADAFQLKTLLAYFGTFFRTLGLGVEVLGSGGREALRQGIDLCNVPFCAPMQQVHGVAAALAATGAEHLFFPMIRDLPRVRDERHTWLCPMVHGAPDVLAADLGEDFARRLVAPTLNAGGAGYLDSERFVASMDALAARVGVRDRAAARRAHQAAREAQRAFDARLEAIGAAALERCRADGLLAVVVLGRTYTIHDEVLNANVPALLREQGAVAIPLDCFPLDGATPLVPGAFWSYTQRILRTAHRVRRTPGVYAIFTSNYGCGPDSFTQHHLARLLDGKPFAIVETDGHAADAGTKTRVEAFLHCVREDLRGCGAEGRPAAEPMPLRERTLADVRADGTRVLVPPMGPEAEALAAAFRGVGLHAEVLPPATADTIRLGRRHTSGKECLPMTITAGALLEHLAREPEGRFTFFMPGSSGPCRFGMYRQLHRLILERAGLSDRVEIWSPPDHDYFEGVPPGLGAIVLAGASARGALADALRDARPVERTPGAANAIHARGSARLLEAIERGAAGDLSARTVLREVLGGGLWGIRDAVAGCARELADARDPRPYPTVQIVGEIYVRSDPASNGYVADELERRGVRVRLEPVVEYLQYSEAVQFRRGLKGSVGDHLKRRLRQRIVNLVFRAAGEPLGWPAPEPPHRVAREAQGYLREDLEHESVLAMGLALEAWRHRGVDGILCAGPLDCMPTRLAEAQLYHAAAREGLLSLTLAANGDPIDPEILDGFAYEVKERFARRQAGRAASARPSTGSGRAEHPEARAR, from the coding sequence ATGCAACGGTTCGTGGGGATCGACGCGGGTGCCGAGACGGTGAAGCTCGCGGAGGTCGAAGGGGAGGGCGGCGCGCTCGCCTGGACGCGGCGGGCGCTGGTGGAGCACGGCGGCGATCCGGCCGCCGCGGTGCGCGAGGTGCTGGAGGGATGGGGCTGGGACGGGGTGGCCGGCGCGCGCGCCACCGGGCGGCTGGGCCGGCGGCTCGAGCTGCCGCGCATCCCGCCCAAGCAGGCGCGCACCGCCGGCCACGTGCGGCTGCACGGGGCCGCGCCGGCCACGGTGGTGGACCTCGGCGCGCACGGCTTCTCGGTGCTCGTGCACGAGGCGGAGGGGCGCGACCGCTACCGCGAGAACCCGCGCTGCTCGCAGGGCACCGGCAACTTCCTGCGCCAGCTGGTGGAGCGCTTCGGGCTCACGCCGGCGCAGGCCGACGCGCTCGCGGTGGGCGCCGAGGCCGCGCCGCTCTCCGGCCGCTGCCCGGTGATCCTCAAGACCGACATGACGCACCTCGCGAACCGCGGCGAGGCGCGCGAGCGGATCCTGGCGGGCCTGTTCGACGCGATCTGCGCGAACGTGCTGGTGTTCGTGCGGCCCGGCAGCCCGCGCGACGTGTGGCTGACCGGCGGCGTGAGCCGCTCGCGGCGGGTGCGGGCCTGCTTCCGCGAGGCGCTCGCCGGCCGCGGGCTCGACCTGCGCGACGGCGAGGGCGACGAGGCGCTGTACCTCGACGCGCTCGGGTGCGCGCTCCTCGCGGCGGCGCGCCCGGAGGCGGTGCCGCCGCTCGAGGGCCTTTTCCGCCCCCCCGAGCACGCGTCGTTCGACGCGCTGCCGCCGCTCGCCGGCGCGCTCTCGCGCGTCCGCCGCGTCCCGCGGCCGCCGCCGCCCGCCGGCGACGGCCCGATCCTGCTCGGCCTCGACATCGGCTCCACCGGCTCGAAGGCGGTCGCGCTCGACCTCGCCGCCGGCATGCCCGCCTGGGAGGCCTACACCGGCACGTCCGGCGATCCGGTCCGGGCCGCGCAGTCGCTCGTGTCCTCGTTCCTGGAGGGCCCCTGCGCGCGGCGCGCGGTCGTCGGCGCAGGCGTGACCGGCAGCGGGCGCGAGATCGTCGGGTCCCTGCTCGCGTCCTGCTTCGGGACCGACCGCGTGTTCGTGCTGAACGAGATCGCCGCGCACGCCGAGGGCGCCTGCGCCTACGACCCGCGCGTCGACACCATCTTCGAGATCGGCGGGCAGGACGCGAAGTACATCCGGCTCGAGGGCGGGCGCGTGGTGGACGCCGCCATGAACGAGGCGTGCAGCGCCGGCACCGGCTCGTTCATCGAGGAGCAGGGGCGGCGGCTGGGCGGGCTCGACGCGGCGGCGCTCGGGCGCGAGGCCATCGGCGCGGACGGCTGCGTCGCGCTCGGCCAGCACTGCGCGGTGTTCATGGCCGAGATCCTCGACCAGGCCGCAGCGGCCGGCGCGCCGCGCGCGCACGTGGTGGCGGGGCTCTACGAGTCGGTGGTGCAGAACTACGTGAACCGGGTGAAGGGCGCGCGCCCGGTGGGCCAGGTGGTGTTCTGCCAGGGCATGCCGTTCAGCGCCGACGCGCTCGCCGCCGCGGTGGCGCGCCAGACCGGCGCCGAGGTGATCGTCCCGCCGTCGCCGGGCACGGTGGGCGCGTTCGGGATCGCGCGGCTGGCGCGCGCCGGGCTCGCCGGCCTGGACGCGCACGCCGGCGCGCTCGACCTCTCGCGCTTCCTCGCCGCGCGGGTGGAGCGCAAGGACACGTTCGTGTGCCGCTCGGCGGAGGGCTGCGGCGGCGCCGGCAACCGCTGCCGCATCGAGCGGCTCCGCACCGCGGTGGGCACCGAGCGTCGCGCCTTCACCTGGGGCGGCGCCTGCGCGCTGTTCGATCAGGGCACCCGCGCGCGCAAGCTCCCGGCCGGCGCGCCGGACCCGTTCCGCGAGCGCGAGGCGGCGGTGCGCGCGCTGGTGGAGGGGCTGGGCACGGCGCCGGCCGGCGCCCCGCGGGTCGCGCTCGCCGACGCGTTCCAGCTGAAGACGCTCCTCGCGTACTTCGGCACGTTCTTCCGGACGCTGGGCCTGGGCGTGGAGGTGCTCGGGTCCGGTGGCCGCGAGGCGCTGCGGCAGGGGATCGACCTCTGCAACGTCCCGTTCTGCGCGCCCATGCAGCAGGTGCACGGCGTCGCGGCCGCGCTCGCCGCGACCGGGGCCGAGCACCTCTTCTTCCCGATGATCCGCGACCTGCCGCGGGTCCGCGACGAGCGCCACACCTGGCTCTGCCCGATGGTGCACGGCGCGCCGGACGTGCTCGCCGCCGACCTGGGCGAGGACTTCGCGCGGCGGCTGGTCGCCCCCACGCTGAACGCGGGCGGCGCGGGCTACCTCGACTCGGAGCGGTTCGTCGCGTCGATGGACGCGCTCGCGGCGCGGGTGGGCGTCCGCGATCGGGCCGCCGCACGGCGCGCGCACCAGGCCGCGCGCGAGGCGCAGCGGGCGTTCGACGCGCGGCTCGAGGCGATCGGCGCGGCGGCGCTCGAGCGCTGCCGGGCGGACGGGCTCCTCGCGGTGGTGGTGCTGGGCCGGACCTATACCATCCACGACGAGGTGCTGAACGCGAACGTGCCGGCGCTGCTGCGCGAGCAGGGCGCGGTGGCGATCCCGCTCGACTGCTTCCCGCTCGACGGCGCGACGCCGCTCGTCCCCGGCGCGTTCTGGTCCTACACGCAGCGGATCCTGCGCACGGCGCACCGGGTCCGCCGGACGCCGGGCGTGTACGCGATCTTCACCAGCAACTACGGCTGCGGCCCGGACAGCTTCACGCAGCACCACCTCGCGCGGCTGCTCGACGGCAAGCCCTTCGCGATCGTCGAGACCGACGGCCACGCCGCCGACGCCGGCACCAAGACCCGCGTCGAGGCGTTCCTGCACTGCGTCCGCGAGGACCTCCGCGGCTGCGGGGCCGAGGGACGCCCGGCGGCGGAGCCGATGCCGCTCCGCGAGCGGACGCTCGCCGACGTGCGCGCCGACGGGACCCGCGTGCTCGTGCCGCCCATGGGGCCGGAGGCCGAGGCGCTCGCGGCCGCGTTCCGCGGCGTCGGCCTGCACGCGGAGGTGCTGCCGCCCGCCACCGCCGACACCATCCGGCTCGGCCGGCGGCACACCAGCGGTAAGGAGTGCCTGCCCATGACGATCACCGCGGGCGCGCTCCTCGAGCACCTCGCCCGCGAGCCGGAGGGCCGGTTCACCTTCTTCATGCCCGGCTCGAGCGGCCCGTGCCGGTTCGGCATGTACCGCCAGCTCCACCGCCTGATCCTGGAGCGCGCCGGGCTCTCGGACCGGGTGGAGATCTGGTCGCCGCCGGACCACGACTACTTCGAGGGCGTGCCGCCCGGCCTGGGCGCGATCGTGCTCGCCGGCGCCTCCGCCCGCGGCGCGCTCGCCGATGCGCTGCGCGACGCGCGCCCGGTCGAGCGGACGCCCGGCGCGGCAAACGCCATCCACGCGCGCGGGTCGGCGCGGCTGCTCGAGGCGATCGAGCGGGGCGCTGCGGGGGACCTGTCGGCCCGCACCGTGCTCCGCGAGGTGCTCGGCGGCGGGCTCTGGGGGATCCGCGACGCGGTGGCGGGGTGCGCACGCGAGCTGGCGGATGCGCGCGACCCGCGGCCGTACCCCACCGTGCAGATCGTGGGCGAGATCTACGTCCGCTCCGATCCGGCCTCGAACGGCTACGTGGCCGACGAGCTGGAGCGGCGCGGCGTGCGCGTCCGGCTGGAGCCGGTGGTGGAGTACCTGCAGTACTCCGAGGCGGTGCAGTTCCGGCGCGGCCTGAAGGGCAGCGTGGGCGACCACCTGAAGCGCCGGCTGCGCCAGCGCATCGTGAACCTCGTGTTCCGCGCCGCGGGCGAGCCGCTGGGCTGGCCTGCCCCGGAGCCGCCGCACCGGGTCGCGAGGGAGGCGCAGGGCTACCTCCGCGAGGACCTCGAGCACGAGTCGGTGCTGGCGATGGGGCTCGCGCTCGAGGCCTGGCGGCACCGCGGCGTGGACGGGATCCTCTGCGCCGGCCCGCTCGACTGCATGCCCACCCGGCTCGCCGAGGCGCAGCTCTACCACGCGGCCGCGCGGGAGGGCCTGCTCTCGCTGACGCTCGCGGCGAACGGCGATCCCATCGATCCGGAGATCCTCGACGGCTTCGCCTACGAGGTGAAGGAGCGGTTCGCGCGCCGCCAGGCCGGCCGGGCCGCCTCCGCCCGCCCTTCGACAGGCTCAGGGCGAGCGGAGCATCCAGAGGCCCGCGCGCGGTGA
- a CDS encoding dipeptidase, which yields MPRNGWLLAMPMLLSCAGPGAGVTTTRAASTGSAEDVLRDAPVVDLHLDTPQWLLEQRYDLGEPRRDLGQVSLDSMRRGGVGAAFFVLWHPPERPEAEAHARALALAAAVRAQMARHPADLVMAGSVDELLAARAAGKIAVLLGMEGAEPLHGDLAELERMHALGVRYVGLTWNAHTAFADAGKPDAPRHGGLSPLGRAAVAEMNRLGIAVDVSHLSDASAAQAVAASRAPVLATHSCARALSEHRRNLPDDLVRAIAAGGGVVGVNFHSVFLDAGYAARAAAAEQAHAPEVAALARSLEGADPVERRWAPYLAELRVAHALPRPPLSVLVDHVEHLVKVAGVDHVGLGSDLDGGIVPPDGIESHADLPKLVAALLARGRSPEDVRKLLGGNVVRVLREVERVSRALRADAP from the coding sequence ATGCCGCGGAACGGGTGGCTGCTCGCGATGCCCATGCTCCTCTCCTGCGCCGGCCCGGGCGCCGGCGTGACCACGACTCGCGCGGCGTCGACGGGCTCCGCGGAGGACGTCCTCCGCGACGCGCCGGTGGTGGACCTGCACCTCGACACGCCGCAGTGGCTCCTCGAGCAGCGCTACGATCTCGGCGAGCCACGGCGCGACCTGGGCCAGGTGAGCCTCGACTCGATGCGGCGCGGCGGCGTCGGCGCGGCGTTCTTCGTGCTGTGGCACCCGCCGGAGCGGCCCGAGGCGGAGGCGCACGCGCGGGCGCTGGCGCTCGCGGCGGCGGTGCGCGCGCAGATGGCCCGCCACCCCGCCGACCTCGTGATGGCGGGGAGCGTGGACGAGCTGCTCGCGGCCCGGGCCGCGGGGAAGATCGCGGTCCTCCTCGGCATGGAGGGCGCCGAGCCCCTCCACGGGGACCTCGCGGAGCTGGAGCGGATGCACGCGCTCGGGGTCCGGTACGTCGGCCTGACCTGGAACGCGCACACCGCGTTCGCCGACGCCGGCAAGCCCGACGCCCCGCGCCACGGCGGGCTCTCGCCGCTCGGCCGCGCCGCCGTCGCCGAGATGAACCGGCTCGGGATCGCGGTGGACGTCTCGCACCTCTCCGACGCGTCCGCGGCGCAGGCCGTCGCCGCGAGCCGCGCGCCGGTGCTCGCCACGCACTCCTGCGCGCGCGCCCTGTCCGAGCACCGCCGCAACCTGCCCGACGACCTCGTGCGCGCCATCGCGGCGGGCGGCGGCGTCGTGGGCGTGAACTTCCACTCGGTGTTCCTCGACGCGGGATACGCCGCGCGCGCCGCGGCGGCGGAGCAGGCGCACGCGCCCGAGGTGGCCGCGCTCGCCCGCTCGCTCGAAGGCGCGGACCCGGTCGAGCGGAGGTGGGCGCCCTACCTGGCCGAGCTCCGCGTCGCGCACGCGCTGCCGCGCCCGCCGCTCTCGGTGCTCGTGGACCACGTCGAGCACCTGGTGAAGGTGGCCGGCGTGGACCACGTCGGCCTCGGGTCGGACCTCGACGGCGGCATCGTCCCGCCGGACGGGATCGAGTCGCACGCGGACCTGCCGAAGCTCGTCGCGGCGCTCCTCGCCCGCGGCCGCTCGCCCGAGGACGTCCGCAAGCTCCTGGGCGGGAACGTCGTGCGCGTGCTCCGCGAGGTGGAGCGCGTGTCGCGCGCGCTGCGCGCCGACGCTCCGTGA
- the radC gene encoding RadC family protein — protein MTAASDAPADASSSTPSSPTDRPRERLLAAGPRALSDAELLALVLGTGTGRVSARAAALSLVEALPLPELAWAPPDALASWPGIGVARAAALAAAFELGRRGAWSPPRRGERCLDPRSVHELLRHAAHAEREGFHVVLLDVRGRLLRAVQVAEGSLSQCPVSPRDALRPAVREGAHGVVFVHNHPSGDPTPSPDDVDLTARLRAAADLVGVLARDHVIVAAGGYYSFVEAGRWRR, from the coding sequence ATGACCGCCGCCTCCGACGCGCCCGCCGACGCCTCGTCGTCCACCCCCTCCTCGCCGACCGACCGCCCGCGCGAGCGGCTCCTCGCCGCCGGCCCGCGCGCGCTTTCCGACGCGGAGCTCCTCGCGCTCGTGCTCGGCACCGGCACCGGCCGCGTCTCCGCGCGGGCCGCCGCGCTCTCGCTCGTCGAGGCGCTGCCGCTCCCCGAGCTGGCCTGGGCGCCACCCGACGCGCTCGCGTCCTGGCCCGGCATCGGCGTCGCCCGCGCCGCCGCGCTCGCGGCTGCGTTCGAGCTGGGGCGCCGCGGCGCCTGGTCCCCGCCGCGCCGCGGCGAGCGCTGCCTCGACCCCCGCAGCGTCCACGAGCTGCTCCGCCACGCCGCCCACGCCGAGCGCGAGGGCTTCCACGTGGTGCTGCTCGACGTGCGGGGCCGGCTCCTGCGCGCCGTCCAGGTGGCGGAGGGCTCGCTGTCGCAGTGCCCCGTCTCCCCGCGCGACGCGCTCCGCCCCGCGGTGCGGGAGGGCGCGCACGGGGTCGTGTTCGTCCACAACCACCCGAGCGGCGATCCCACCCCCAGCCCCGACGACGTGGACCTGACCGCCCGCCTCCGCGCCGCCGCCGACCTCGTCGGCGTGCTCGCCCGCGACCACGTCATCGTGGCGGCGGGCGGGTACTACAGCTTCGTCGAGGCGGGGAGGTGGAGGCGGTAG
- a CDS encoding YceI family protein gives MKRLLPVLLALAVPALAHAQAETWTIDPAHTLSSFTVRHLVISNVRGEFGKTTGTVKLDDKDVTRSSVEATIDVTTLNTRVPDRDAHLKSPDFFDVAKYPTITFKSTRVEKIGEGKLKVTGDLTMKGVTKPVVLEVLGPTSAIKDPTGGQRRGLVATTMVNRRDYGLNWSKTVEAGPVVGDEVKIEIEAELVKAAPKQAGK, from the coding sequence ATGAAGCGACTCCTCCCCGTCCTCCTCGCGCTCGCCGTCCCGGCGCTCGCGCACGCGCAGGCCGAGACCTGGACCATCGACCCGGCGCACACCCTCTCCAGCTTCACGGTGCGTCACCTCGTCATCAGCAACGTGCGCGGCGAGTTCGGCAAGACCACCGGCACGGTGAAGCTGGACGACAAGGACGTCACCCGGTCGTCGGTCGAGGCCACCATCGACGTGACCACGCTGAACACCCGCGTGCCGGATCGCGACGCGCACCTCAAGTCGCCCGACTTCTTCGACGTCGCGAAGTACCCGACCATCACCTTCAAGTCCACCAGGGTGGAGAAGATCGGCGAGGGCAAGCTGAAGGTCACCGGCGACCTGACCATGAAGGGCGTGACGAAGCCGGTGGTGCTCGAGGTGCTCGGACCGACCAGCGCGATCAAGGACCCCACGGGCGGCCAGCGCCGCGGCCTGGTCGCGACCACCATGGTGAACCGCCGCGACTACGGCCTGAACTGGTCGAAGACGGTGGAGGCCGGCCCGGTGGTCGGCGACGAGGTGAAGATCGAGATCGAGGCGGAGCTGGTGAAGGCCGCGCCGAAGCAGGCGGGGAAGTAG
- a CDS encoding TetR/AcrR family transcriptional regulator has product MTATGRSAAAGGDARSGWCRAGLALLRDQGPQAVTIDRLCGAMGRTKGAFYHHFRDVDAFHAALLDAWTELHTGDVIAATSGPGTAEARSARLGAAAVGLDHALDRAVRGWALHDARAREALDRVDARRIDYLAAIHRERGRKDATVLAQLEYAVFLGAQELGLADDRERGVPLGRTLRTALEWLGGAGHAEGTRRQRPRSSRAPGRRRV; this is encoded by the coding sequence GTGACCGCGACGGGGCGCAGCGCAGCCGCCGGCGGCGACGCCCGCTCCGGCTGGTGCCGGGCCGGGCTCGCCCTGCTGCGGGATCAGGGCCCGCAGGCGGTGACGATCGACCGGCTCTGCGGGGCGATGGGAAGGACGAAGGGCGCCTTCTACCACCACTTCCGCGACGTGGACGCCTTCCACGCCGCGCTCCTCGACGCGTGGACGGAGCTGCACACCGGCGACGTCATCGCGGCGACGTCGGGCCCCGGGACCGCCGAGGCCCGCAGCGCGCGGCTCGGGGCGGCGGCCGTCGGGCTCGATCACGCGCTCGACCGGGCGGTCCGGGGCTGGGCGCTGCACGACGCGAGGGCGCGCGAGGCCCTCGACCGCGTGGACGCCCGCCGGATCGACTACCTCGCGGCCATTCACCGCGAGCGTGGACGGAAGGACGCGACGGTGCTCGCGCAGCTCGAGTACGCGGTGTTCCTGGGCGCGCAGGAGCTCGGGCTCGCCGACGACCGGGAACGGGGGGTGCCGCTCGGCCGCACCCTCCGCACCGCGCTCGAGTGGCTCGGCGGGGCTGGGCACGCGGAAGGGACCCGGCGCCAGCGGCCCCGTTCGTCCCGTGCTCCGGGACGGAGGCGGGTGTAG
- a CDS encoding dipeptidase — protein MLDHRKTAPAALAAAALVLSLPGAADACTSILVSKGASADGSTFITYAADSHDLYGDLPLRPAAQHAPGAQREIIEWDTGKFLGRIPQPAVTYHVVGNINEHQVAIGETTFTGRKELQDPEGRVDYGSLMYIALERARTAREAIQVMTDVVAEYGYASTGESFSISDPNEAWILEMIGKGPKRKGAVWVARRIPDGYVSAHANHARIRQFPLDEPKTTLYAKDVISFAREKGWFKGKDAEFSFADTYAPLDFGALRACDARVWSVFRRVAPGQPLPSSMVKGQDPKAERVPLWVKAEKPLAVRDVMALMRDHFEGTELDLSKGVGAGPFSLPYRWRPMTFKVDDQEYLNGRAISTQQTGFSFVAQSRAALPAAVGGVLWFGVDDTYSTVYVPMYCSIHEVPRSFAVGTADFKTFSWDSAFWVFNFVSNWAYSRYSDMIQDVKQVQGELEGGFLSRQAELEKAALTLYKDSPGLARDYLTRYSVSQGDLVTARWRKLGESLMVKYLDGNVRDAQGNVTHPDYPEAWRRRIAAEDDGILRVPKEPQKVAQ, from the coding sequence ATGCTCGACCACCGCAAGACCGCCCCCGCCGCGCTCGCCGCGGCAGCCCTCGTCCTCTCCCTGCCCGGCGCGGCCGACGCCTGCACCAGCATCCTGGTCTCGAAGGGCGCGAGCGCGGACGGCTCCACCTTCATCACCTACGCTGCGGACTCGCACGACCTCTACGGCGACCTCCCGCTCCGCCCCGCCGCGCAGCACGCGCCGGGCGCGCAGCGCGAGATCATCGAATGGGACACGGGCAAGTTCCTGGGCCGCATCCCGCAGCCGGCCGTCACCTACCACGTGGTCGGCAACATCAACGAGCACCAGGTCGCCATCGGCGAGACCACCTTCACCGGCCGCAAGGAGCTGCAGGATCCCGAGGGCCGGGTGGACTACGGCTCGCTCATGTACATCGCGCTGGAGCGCGCCCGCACCGCGCGCGAGGCGATCCAGGTGATGACCGACGTCGTGGCCGAGTACGGCTACGCCTCCACCGGCGAGTCCTTCTCCATCTCGGATCCGAACGAGGCCTGGATCCTCGAGATGATCGGCAAGGGGCCGAAGCGGAAGGGCGCGGTGTGGGTGGCCCGCCGCATCCCGGACGGCTACGTGTCGGCGCACGCGAACCACGCCCGCATCCGCCAGTTCCCGCTCGACGAGCCGAAGACCACGCTCTACGCGAAGGACGTCATCTCGTTCGCCCGCGAGAAGGGCTGGTTCAAGGGGAAGGACGCCGAGTTCAGCTTCGCCGACACCTACGCGCCGCTCGACTTCGGCGCGCTGCGCGCCTGCGACGCGCGGGTGTGGAGCGTGTTCCGCCGGGTGGCGCCGGGGCAGCCGCTGCCGTCCTCGATGGTGAAGGGCCAGGACCCGAAGGCCGAGCGCGTGCCGCTGTGGGTGAAGGCAGAGAAGCCGCTCGCGGTGCGCGACGTGATGGCGCTCATGCGCGACCACTTCGAGGGCACCGAGCTCGACCTGTCGAAGGGCGTGGGCGCCGGCCCGTTCTCGCTGCCGTACCGCTGGCGGCCCATGACGTTCAAGGTGGACGACCAGGAGTACCTGAACGGGCGGGCCATCTCGACGCAGCAGACCGGCTTTTCGTTCGTGGCGCAGTCGCGCGCCGCGCTGCCGGCGGCGGTGGGCGGGGTGCTCTGGTTCGGCGTGGACGACACGTACAGCACCGTCTACGTGCCGATGTACTGCTCCATCCACGAGGTGCCGCGCAGCTTCGCGGTGGGCACCGCCGACTTCAAGACGTTCAGCTGGGACTCGGCGTTCTGGGTGTTCAACTTCGTGTCGAACTGGGCCTACTCGCGCTACTCCGACATGATCCAGGACGTGAAGCAGGTGCAGGGCGAGCTGGAAGGCGGGTTCCTCTCGCGGCAGGCGGAGCTGGAGAAGGCCGCCCTGACCCTCTACAAGGACTCGCCCGGCCTGGCCCGCGACTACCTCACCCGCTACTCGGTCAGCCAGGGCGACCTGGTCACGGCGCGCTGGCGCAAGCTGGGCGAGTCGCTGATGGTGAAGTACCTCGACGGCAACGTGCGCGACGCGCAGGGCAACGTCACGCACCCGGACTACCCGGAGGCCTGGCGCCGGCGCATCGCGGCCGAGGACGACGGCATCCTGCGGGTGCCGAAGGAGCCGCAGAAGGTGGCGCAGTAG
- a CDS encoding pyridoxamine 5'-phosphate oxidase family protein, translated as MAPSLRDHLLASLALLYRRWATARARDGVGAVLRAARSTMRRKRYCLLATVADGVAHARVLEPLPPDDDFSVWLGTSGGSRKVEQLRKNPAATLAYEDDARAACAVLVGRAEIVEDAAERRRRFKPFWRAFWPEGPEGGDFVLVRFRPERIEVWDARRHVTPAPFGKRSAMVARGPDGAWRAA; from the coding sequence ATGGCCCCCTCGCTCCGCGATCACCTCCTGGCTTCGCTCGCGCTCCTCTACCGGCGCTGGGCGACCGCGCGCGCCCGCGATGGCGTCGGCGCCGTGCTCCGGGCCGCGCGCTCGACGATGCGCCGCAAGCGCTACTGCCTCCTCGCCACGGTGGCCGACGGGGTCGCGCACGCGCGCGTGCTGGAGCCGCTCCCGCCGGACGACGACTTCTCCGTGTGGCTCGGCACGAGCGGCGGGTCGCGGAAGGTCGAGCAGCTCCGCAAGAATCCCGCGGCCACGCTCGCCTACGAGGACGACGCGCGCGCGGCGTGCGCGGTCCTCGTCGGCCGCGCCGAGATCGTCGAGGACGCCGCCGAGCGACGGCGGCGGTTCAAGCCGTTCTGGCGGGCGTTCTGGCCGGAGGGCCCCGAGGGCGGGGACTTCGTGCTGGTCCGGTTCCGGCCGGAGCGGATCGAGGTCTGGGACGCCCGGCGCCACGTCACGCCCGCGCCGTTCGGGAAGCGGTCCGCGATGGTGGCGCGCGGCCCGGACGGCGCCTGGAGGGCCGCGTGA